The following is a genomic window from Salvelinus fontinalis isolate EN_2023a chromosome 11, ASM2944872v1, whole genome shotgun sequence.
ttgattgatttgatttgaaggtggactccaatcaagttgtagaaacatctcaaggatgatcagtggaaacaggatgcacctgagctcaatttcaagtctcatagcgaggggtctgaatacttatgtaagtgaagtatttctgttttagatttgtaatacatttgcaaaaatgtccaaaaaacagtttttgctttgtcattatggggtattgtgtgtagatcgatgaggggAAAGAATgaataatccattttagaataaggctgtaatgtaataaaatgtgggaaaagggaaagggtcttaatactttgtTAATGCACTTTATGTAAGTGTCACTTCTGCTTCCTGTAAATAGACATTGTAGTCCAATACCAACTACTACGCCCCCTACCAATGAACTACATTTTGACCTCACTGTGATCTCAGGGTGAATTAAGAGGTGTTTTCTGATTCTCAGCCAGACAGAGCAGAATAGATCTACAAACAGAATGGCCAGAACCTTCCTACAAGCTCTACTGCTCTATGGATTGAGTAAGTAAGCTACTGTTAATAAACATCGAGACTAAAATTGATTGTATCATCCTTTCTAGAACCAAAGATGAGCAGATCAGAGTGCATTGCATGATAACGTTTAGTGCACCACTTTTTTCTaacatgtaaatgtgatatcaccGATTATAGTCATTAACGTAGGACTTTGTTCTTTGTATTTCAGCTTTGGTTTCTCAGTCTCAGACTATGGAGGTCCGTACTGGGGATACCATCACCTTGCAGTGCTCCAATGTTACAACGGCTGTGGGACATACAGCATGGTTCAAGCAAGTCAACGGATCAGAGCCTGTGTGTATCTCGTCTATGTACGGCTTTAATTCAACACCTCATCTCCACAATGGTTTTCAAAGGAGACATTTTGAAATGTTCAGCAACCACACCACTATCTTTCTGAAAATTACAGAAGTGGAAATAGCTGACTGTGGTCTGTATTTCTGTGGACTGTATCCACATAGCCACATGTTCTTTGTCAACGCAACATATCTAAAAACTAAAGGTACGTTTTCAACTATTTATCTGGCTTTTGATACATTTGAAAATGTTCATCAACCTAATCAGGAGTTATCATGAAACAAAGGCAAACCATTGATGGACATATTTTTTAGCATTATAATTTTGGAAAAAAAACTACTTCTCTATTCTTACTAATCTCAATGTTACAGGGCACAGTGGAGGTGAGGAAACACCAGAGTCATCTAAATATAATgagtttctctgtctttctcatgCAAATTCAAAGCCATGTTTTAAAAAAGAATCAAAAGCGCAAACATGTTTTGCTCTGTCACAGACTGATTTGATTCCATTTCATATATTAGGAGAGTGTAATGGAACAATCAGTCCAGTAGGAGAGGGTGATGACATACACCTAGGAGAGGATGATGATGGAACCATGTACCTCCTTCCCCTGGTTGTGATCCTGGGTGTTGTGACTGCTGTTCTACTGATAGTCATCCTCATCCTGGTCCTCAAGATCAGACGAGACtcaaaaacacacagcacaggtacaaTGGAGGACCATAAACGTTTTCAGCAAGGCGCATGTGTCAGATTTTAAGATGATAAATTGTGAGAAAACCACATGCACAGGATATTTCTCTCTGACCAAATGTCTGTACGGTAACAGAGTAACATTTATGTTTAAATAACTGTTTGTGTCCTGACCCAAATAATTATGTTCTTATTCAGATATCGGGGCTCAACTGCAGCCACAAAATAGCCAGGTAATAGAAACGGTCATATTTACTTGTTTTCGTACATTAACAGTACTTGATTAGAATTGTGTGTTTTGTTGAGATTTGCTTGATATGTGTAGTCTTATTATATGTTTTCTACAGGATCCGGATCAGGACCCAGACTCTCTGAACTACGCAGCACTGAGTTTCCGTCAGAAGAGGTCCAGAAATAAGAAGACACCTAAAGGTCAAATGATGGAgatggagccacatgttgtttaTGCTGCCACAAGATAATGTCAAATGTTTTAAGGTTGATATCAGTGTAGCACTGATGAAGAACGAATATAATCTTTAGAATACTTTTTCCCCCTTGTAATATAGAATTTACTGATTGTTGTTGTGGTGCTCTGTACCCCAATAGAGCTCGCCAGCTTTTAGTCCTAAAAACAGAAATGAGTTAGCCATGGCTCGTTGGTCaaagcctatggggaaatgaATGGGGTTTTTGGAGAGTTTTTGGATAAACAACGacaataaggtctgaggttaacacaggcttaggagatcttatatgttttgttcagtcagttaacatgacctttatgaattacgaagcctttatgtgcttttttggttacataaatgcttcaaaattctTAAAGTGACGTAAACTAATGAAGATGATCTcacagaacaaaacgtataagatttcctaaacctgtgttaaccacagaccttatttgcaGCGTTTATCCAAAAAAACTTACCAAACCCCATTAATTTCCCCATAAACTTTGACCAACGATCCACGGCGGAGTTAGCCTCCGTTAGTGACTTCAaaaaagacgccattactatTGCTTTCTATTCCAAGTACTCAAAAATCCTCTTGAGACAGCAGCTATGGTTGGGGCTAGTGGTGCTGCTACCGTGTTGGGGTGCTGGCATGTTGGGTATCGCTACCGTGTTgtcgtcatgttgtgttgctaccacgctgtgttgttgtcttaagtctatctttatgtagtgttgtggtgtctctcttgtcatgatgtgtgttttgtcctacattcatttttaatcccagccctcgtccccgcaggaggccttttgcctcttggtaggccgtcattgtaaataagaatttgttcttaactgacttgcctagttaaataaagtttaatatatatatattattttttctttTAAATAGAGGAGGGGAGCATCACTTCCTGTGGTGTGAGTGACAGAAAGTAGCAGCTCAGTGTAGAGTGAGACCAGCTGAG
Proteins encoded in this region:
- the LOC129864813 gene encoding uncharacterized protein LOC129864813, whose translation is MARTFLQALLLYGLTLVSQSQTMEVRTGDTITLQCSNVTTAVGHTAWFKQVNGSEPVCISSMYGFNSTPHLHNGFQRRHFEMFSNHTTIFLKITEVEIADCGLYFCGLYPHSHMFFVNATYLKTKGECNGTISPVGEGDDIHLGEDDDGTMYLLPLVVILGVVTAVLLIVILILVLKIRRDSKTHSTDIGAQLQPQNSQDPDQDPDSLNYAALSFRQKRSRNKKTPKGQMMEMEPHVVYAATR